One window from the genome of Nicotiana tomentosiformis chromosome 5, ASM39032v3, whole genome shotgun sequence encodes:
- the LOC138893205 gene encoding importin subunit beta-3-like, whose protein sequence is MTTMKEAALEDSAYIYDSIMPYLKVILVTTNKDTSRMLLTKSLECITMTAMAVGNLAILDYVEKVTSALTSQQETHMEVEDPMRSLLLQAWGRLCKCLGADFNQLDIAFHGR, encoded by the exons ATGACGACGATGAAGGAAGCGGCTCTG GAAGACTCTGCGTACATATATGATTCAATAATGCCATATCTGAAAGTTATCTTGGTAACTACTAATAAAGATACAAGTCGCATGCTCCTTACCAAATCATTGGAATGTATTACCATGACGGCAATGGCTGTTGGGAATCTAGCAATCCTTGATTATGTTGAGAAG GTCACTTCTGCGCTCACTTCACAGCAAGAAACTCACATGGAGGTAGAAGATCCAATGAGGAGCCTTTTGTTACAA GCATGGGGTAGACTATGCAAATGCTTGGGGGCAGATTTCAACCAATTAGACATAGCTTTCCATGGCAGATAA
- the LOC138893206 gene encoding uncharacterized protein, producing MASPESAKKLFGSDPYPMINLLLHLHCNDDHLYQPAKTLFNYTKNHYPTALILKLFEMIQRNPLSITGIRCYNLLRDLLPSLWLRLPPFTSKDLKYGLNYRLWLEKDYETLKACVSCVSSLAGLLFPKNEWDNLFYFMFRYLGSSSLYRKLGALLLWNDLIPICPEVFMPYIDFLIEGFKDLMPTVTEDHRCGVAAAKTSVKLVLYLGNTANYSKFYDLMGYVMMTLFMALGEEVLVCSLLEDLIILAGAEFFKVQIDVVIDSMVKVVENLELKERTWQLAIEFVLTVAEDVVSKLLSQLIVMLVHIEDDPNWGNAIGLIFEGCSKVISALISLQETHIEVEDPMRSLLLLWNDLIPICPEVFMPYIDILIKGFKDLKPTVLEDHRCGVVAYVKLVLYLGNTANYSKFYDLMGYVMMTLFMALGEEVLVCSLLEDLIILARAETEFFKVQIDVVIDSMVKVVENLELKERTWQLAIEFVLTVAEDVVSKLLSQLIVMLVHIEDDPNWGNAIGLIFEGCSKVISALISLQETHIELEDPMRSLLLLWNDLIPICPEVFMPYIDILIEGFKDLKPTILEDHRCGVVAAKASVKLVLYLGNTANYSKFYDLMGYVMMTLFMALGEEVLVCSLLEDLIILAGAETEFFKVQIDVVIDSMVKVVENLELKERTWQLAIEFVLIVAEDVVSKLLSQLIVMLVHIEDDPNWGNAVSDDENAGELSMCSYAMESLGRLAIALGGNVILPSCLEYLFSFLYDENWRIRHAAVTAIGLISEGCSKALLQEMGQLVETVVMLIHDTYPRVRWASIHSIGQLSKYLSPHFQEHYHQQILPALLEVLDDFDNPRLQIRATSGILLFTRNCSSDVLKPYLQRIVSKLVVFLQVCHLFQIYEIYRV from the exons ATGGCGTCACCCGAATCCGCAAAAAAACTATTCGGCTCCGACCCGTACCCAATGATCAACCTTCTATTACATCTCCATTGCAACGACGATCATCTTTATCAACCAGCAAAAACTCTGTTCAATTACACCAAAAACCATTACCCAACTGCTCTAATTCTCAAACTCTTCGAAATGATTCAACGTAACCCGTTATCGATCACAGGTATTCGCTGTTATAATCTTCTTCGCGATCTTCTGCCTTCTCTTTGGCTCCGTCTTCCTCCATTTACGAGTAAAGACTTAAAATATGGCTTAAACTATCGTTTATGGCTTGAAAAGGATTATGAAACGCTTAAAGCTTGTGTTTCTTGCGTATCAAGTTTAGCCGGTTTGTTATTTCCTAAAAATGAATGGGATAATCTGTTTTACTTCATGTTTCGATACTTGGGTTCGAGTTCTTTGTATAGAAAATTGGGTGCTTTGTTATTATGGAATGATTTGATTCCTATTTGTCCTGAGGTTTTTATGCCTTATATTGATTTCTTGATTGAGGGTTTTAAAGATCTTATGCCTACAGTAACAGAAGATCATCGGTGTGGTGTTGCTGCTGCTAAGACATCTGTAAAATTGGTTTTGTATTTGGGAAACACCGCGAATTATAGCAAGTTTTATGATCTTATGGGGTATGTAATGATGACTTTGTTTATGGCATTAGGTGAGGAAGTTCTTGTGTGTAGTcttcttgaggatttgataatTTTGGCCGGGGCTGAGTTTTTTAAGGTTCAGATTGATGTTGTAATAGATTCTATGGTGAAAGTAGTAGAGAATTTGGAGTTAAAAGAGAGGACATGGCAACTTGCTATAGAGTTTGTTTTAACAGTTGCTGAGGATGTTGTTTCTAAGTTGCTTAGTCAGCTAATTGTGATGTTAGTACATATTGAAGATGATCCTAATTGGGGAAATGCAATTGGTCTGATTTTTGAGGGTTGCTCGAAG GTCATTTCTGCGCTCATTTCACTGCAAGAAACTCATATCGAGGTAGAAGATCCAATGAGGAGCCTTTTGTTATTATGGAATGATTTGATTCCTATTTGTCCTGAGGTTTTTATGCCTTATATTGATATCTTGATTAAGGGTTTTAAAGATCTTAAGCCTACTGTATTAGAAGATCATCGGTGTGGTGTTGTCGCATATGTAAAATTGGTTTTGTATTTGGGAAACACCGCGAATTATAGCAAGTTTTATGATCTTATGGGGTATGTAATGATGACTTTGTTTATGGCATTAGGTGAGGAAGTTCTTGTGTGTAGTcttcttgaggatttgataatTTTGGCCAGGGCGGAAACTGAGTTTTTTAAGGTTCAGATTGATGTTGTAATAGATTCTATGGTGAAAGTAGTAGAGAATTTGGAGTTAAAAGAGAGGACATGGCAACTTGCTATAGAGTTTGTTTTAACAGTTGCTGAGGATGTTGTTTCTAAGTTGCTTAGTCAGCTAATTGTGATGTTAGTACATATTGAAGATGATCCTAATTGGGGAAATGCAATTGGTCTGATTTTTGAGGGTTGCTCGAAG GTCATTTCTGCGCTCATTTCACTGCAAGAAACTCATATCGAGCTAGAAGATCCAATGAGGAGCCTTTTGTTGTTATGGAATGATTTGATTCCTATTTGTCCTGAGGTTTTTATGCCTTATATTGATATCTTGATTGAGGGTTTTAAAGATCTTAAGCCTACTATATTAGAAGATCATCGGTGTGGTGTTGTTGCTGCTAAGGCATCTGTAAAATTGGTTTTGTATTTGGGAAACACCGCGAATTATAGCAAGTTTTATGATCTTATGGGGTATGTAATGATGACTTTGTTTATGGCACTAGGTGAGGAAGTTCTTGTGTGTAGTcttcttgaggatttgataatTTTGGCTGGGGCGGAAACTGAGTTTTTTAAGGTTCAGATTGATGTTGTAATAGATTCTATGGTGAAAGTAGTAGAGAACTTGGAGTTAAAAGAGAGGACATGGCAACTTGCTATAGAGTTTGTTTTAATAGTTGCCGAGGATGTTGTTTCTAAGTTGCTTAGTCAGCTAATTGTGATGTTAGTACATATTGAAGATGATCCTAATTGGGGAAATGCAGTTAGTGATGATGAAAATGCAGGGGAGTTGAGTATGTGTAGTTATGCTATGGAAAGTTTGGGTAGGTTAGCAATTGCATTGGGAGGAAATGTGATTTTGCCTAGTTGCCTTGAGTATTTgttcagcttcttgtatgatGAAAATTGGAGAATTCGCCATGCTGCTGTTACTGCAATTGGTCTGATTTCTGAGGGTTGCTCGAAG GCATTGTTGCAGGAGATGGGGCAGCTTGTAGAGACTGTTGTGATGCTAATCCATGACACGTATCCCCGAGTGCGCTGGGCATCAATTCATTCAATTGGTCAGCTTTCAAAGTATCTGAGCCCACATTTTCAAGAGCACTATCATCAACAGATCCTCCCTGCTTTGCTAGAAGTTTTAGATGATTTTGACAATCCGAGGTTGCAG ATACGTGCAACTTCAGGAATACTGTTGTTCACTCGCAATTGCAGTTCAGATGTCTTGAAACCTTACCTGCAGAGAATAGTGAGTAAATTAGTTGTGTTTCTACAGGTATGTCATTTATTCCAAATCTATGAGATATATAGAGTTTAG